A window of Hevea brasiliensis isolate MT/VB/25A 57/8 chromosome 14, ASM3005281v1, whole genome shotgun sequence contains these coding sequences:
- the LOC110634690 gene encoding glycoprotein 3-alpha-L-fucosyltransferase A, which yields MGVLPNLRGSRTATQEGLPLSDGLSSPPSSSFSVSVPKKKWSNFLPVFVVLVVIAEIAFLGRLDMAKNAALVEWADSLFFKSSPLHDSVLESEDFGQKLGDFQKNEGNLGLDSCEEWLEKEDAVVYKRDFDKDPILVIGAEKEWRTCAVGCSFGFDSSRKPDAAFGSPNQGGTVSVLRSMESSHYYSENNIAQARRRGYKIIMTTSLSSDVPVGYFSWAEYDIMAPMQPKTEKALAAAFISNCGARNFRLQALEGLEKTKIKIDSYGGCHRNRDGRVDKVETLKRYKFSLAFENSNEEDYVTEKFFQSLVAGTIPVVIGAPNIQDFAPAPGSILHIKELEDVGSVAKSMNYLAENPDAYNRSLRWKYEGPSDSFKALVDMAAVHSSCRLCIHLATMIREKEEHSPRFKKRPCKCTRGSEIVYHLYVRERGRFEMESIFLRSGNLTLNALESEVLKKFKSMKHVPVWKQERPESIRGGDDYKIYRIYPVGMTQRQALYAFKFNGDADFQNHLEINPCAKFEVILV from the exons ATGGGTGTTTTGCCAAATTTAAGAGGGTCGAGAACTGCAACTCAAGAAGGATTACCTTTATCCGATGGGTTATCTTCCCCACCATCGTCATCTTTTTCAGTCTCGGTTCCTAAGAAGAAATGGTCAAACTTTTTGCCTGTTTTTGTTGTTCTTGTGGTTATAGCTGAGATCGCCTTTTTGGGCCGTCTTGACATGGCTAAAAATGCTGCTCTAGTTGAATGGGCTGATAGTTTGTTCTTTAAGTCTTCTCCATTGCACGACTCGGTTTTGGAAAGTGAGGATTTTGGACAGAAACTGGGAGATTTTCAGAAGAATGAAGGAAATTTGGGCTTAGATAGTTGCGAGGAGTGGTTAGAGAAAGAGGACGCTGTGGTTTACAAAAGGGATTTTGATAAAGATCCTATCTTGGTTATTGGTGCTGAGAAG GAGTGGAGGACTTGTGCTGTGGGATGCAGTTTTGGATTTGACTCCAGTAGAAAACCTGATGCTGCATTTGGTTCACCTAACCAAGGTGGAACTGTTAGTGTGCTCCGATCGATGGAATCATCTCACTACTATTCCGAGAACAATATTGCACAGGCACGACG GAGGGGTTACAAAATTATAATGACAACTAGTCTTTCATCAGATGTGCCAGTTGGATATTTTTCCTGGGCTGAGTATGATATCATGGCACCAATGCAGCCAAAGACTGAAAAAGCACTTGCAGCTGCTTTCATTTCTAACTGTGGTGCACGAAACTTTCGTTTGCAAGCTCTTGAGGGACTTGAAAAGACAAAAATCAAAATAGATTCTTATGGTGGTTGCCATCGGAATCGTGATGGAAGAG TGGACAAAGTAGAGACTCTCAAACGATATAAATTTAGCTTGGCTTTTGAGAATTCAAATGAGGAGGATTATGTTACTGAAAAATTTTTCCAATCTCTTGTTGCTG GAACCATCCCTGTGGTTATTGGTGCCCCAAATATTCAAGATTTTGCTCCTGCACCTGGGTCAATTTTACACATTAAGGAGCTAGAAGATGTTGGATCAGTTGCAAAATCTATGAATTACCTTGCAGAAAATCCTGATGCATACAATCGTTCATTAAG ATGGAAGTATGAGGGACCATCTGATTCTTTCAAGGCCCTTGTTGATATGGCAGCTGTACACTCTTCATGCCGCCTTTGCATTCACTTGGCAACTATGATTCGAGAGAAAGAGGAACATAGCCCACGGTTTAAGAAACGCCCCTGCAAGTGCACCAGAGGCTCAGAGATTGTGTATCATTTATATGTAAGAGAAAGAGGAAGGTTTGAAATGGAGTCCATATTCTTGAG GTCTGGGAATTTGACCCTAAATGCCCTGGAGTCTGAAGTGTTGAAGAAGTTCAAATCTATGAAACATGTACCAGTTTGGAAGCAGGAAAGACCTGAAAGCATAAGAGGAGGAGATGATTATAAAATCTACAGAATATACCCAGTAGGTATGACACAAAGGCAAGCTTTATATGCATTCAAATTCAACGGGGATGCTGATTTCCAGAATCACTTGGAAATCAACCCATGCGCAAAGTTTGAAGTGATACTTGTCTAG